Proteins encoded in a region of the Gammaproteobacteria bacterium genome:
- a CDS encoding AI-2E family transporter, with protein MAATRMTFTSTNVLRFLLVLATLYTLYFAKSLLIPLVLALLIALLLSPLVTLLKSAMVPRSISSVIVLVAVFGSITLLTIELAGPFQKWAQALPEFSAALGEQIETISEKVTGNETDTESEEAELPVEERGLFARVFGNQPQQQVTESDNGLDFSDQLEQVGMEVLIYLLSATPIALVQMLTVTILILFLLIFGPDLLQTYARHSKRMESDVMDLFEDIRGKLSRYVLTISLINFALGAATAGALTLIGVEDALLWGVVCGLLNFAPYVGSLVSSCLLLIAGLVQYGFEWYAILPVAVFFILDNVEAQVVTPIFLGRNMRLNPLVMIVWVFIWAWLWGAIGVLLSVPILVCCKLIAKRLQLFDELVAVIESRG; from the coding sequence ATGGCTGCAACCCGAATGACTTTTACATCGACCAATGTGCTGAGGTTTCTGCTGGTCCTCGCCACACTCTATACGCTCTATTTTGCAAAATCCCTACTGATTCCGCTGGTGCTGGCATTGCTGATTGCTTTGCTACTCAGTCCGCTAGTCACTTTGTTAAAAAGTGCCATGGTGCCACGCTCCATATCGTCAGTGATCGTGCTTGTCGCCGTATTCGGTAGTATCACGCTGCTGACGATTGAACTGGCAGGGCCATTCCAGAAGTGGGCTCAGGCTTTGCCTGAATTCTCCGCCGCGTTGGGTGAGCAGATCGAGACAATCTCTGAAAAAGTGACAGGAAATGAAACGGATACTGAGTCGGAGGAAGCTGAATTACCTGTCGAGGAACGGGGTCTTTTCGCGCGGGTTTTTGGAAACCAACCACAGCAACAGGTTACCGAGAGCGACAATGGACTCGACTTCAGCGATCAGCTTGAACAGGTAGGCATGGAGGTGTTGATTTACCTATTGAGTGCTACACCCATTGCGTTAGTTCAGATGTTGACCGTGACGATTCTGATTTTGTTCCTTTTAATATTCGGACCGGACTTGCTGCAGACCTATGCCCGGCACTCGAAGCGAATGGAGTCAGACGTGATGGATCTGTTCGAAGACATTCGCGGCAAGCTCTCACGCTACGTACTGACTATCAGTTTGATCAATTTTGCTCTGGGAGCGGCCACCGCTGGAGCCCTGACACTGATCGGGGTGGAAGACGCGCTGCTCTGGGGAGTTGTCTGTGGTTTATTGAATTTTGCGCCCTACGTAGGGTCCCTGGTCAGCTCATGCCTGCTACTTATCGCGGGTCTGGTGCAGTACGGCTTCGAGTGGTATGCAATTTTGCCCGTGGCGGTGTTTTTTATACTGGACAACGTTGAAGCACAGGTTGTAACGCCGATTTTTCTGGGCCGCAACATGCGACTGAATCCACTTGTAATGATTGTATGGGTGTTTATCTGGGCCTGGCTCTGGGGAGCTATCGGCGTGCTTTTGAGTGTACCGATACTTGTTTGTTGCAAGCTGATCGCAAAGCGCTTGCAGTTGTTTGACGAACTGGTTGCTGTCATTGAAAGTCGGGGTTGA
- a CDS encoding BON domain-containing protein yields the protein MIRNNLRIIPAIFTTMALSFSGNALADHADSRFEGAAYDAWLTGKIETVFTLNRELNPFTIDTDVSHGDVILSGTVDSDIDKALAGELALGVEGVTKVQNEIVVREGEGFIEQSRDQLAVASNNFMRWADDATTTASVKAKLLANSETEGLEISVMTENDVVTLEGEVSSAAEKQLAEEIAINTGDVVEVINQLVVASTQ from the coding sequence ATGATCAGGAACAATTTACGTATCATACCTGCAATTTTTACAACCATGGCCCTGTCATTCTCAGGCAATGCGCTGGCTGACCATGCGGACAGCCGATTTGAAGGCGCAGCTTACGATGCCTGGCTGACCGGGAAAATCGAAACAGTTTTTACGCTGAACCGCGAACTGAATCCATTCACCATCGACACTGATGTCAGTCACGGCGATGTCATATTGTCCGGTACCGTCGATTCAGACATCGATAAAGCACTGGCAGGCGAACTTGCACTGGGTGTCGAAGGTGTCACCAAGGTACAGAACGAAATTGTCGTGCGCGAAGGCGAAGGATTCATCGAACAAAGCCGGGATCAACTGGCGGTTGCAAGCAACAATTTCATGCGCTGGGCTGATGACGCTACGACCACGGCCTCTGTGAAGGCCAAACTTCTGGCTAATTCTGAAACAGAAGGACTGGAGATTTCGGTGATGACGGAAAATGATGTTGTAACTCTGGAAGGCGAGGTTTCCTCCGCCGCAGAAAAGCAGCTGGCGGAAGAAATAGCCATCAACACTGGCGACGTTGTGGAAGTTATCAATCAACTTGTGGTAGCCAG